The proteins below come from a single Desulfovibrio litoralis DSM 11393 genomic window:
- a CDS encoding HD domain-containing phosphohydrolase yields MRIKFFGTRGGNPLLNSNTVKYGGNTSCLQIETYNGQTLILDAGSGLQIIGNELVAKDKEIQANILLSHTHLSHIYGIPYFMPLYKQNSQVNIYSPFIEKHTTKEVVKTLLSPPLTPSKFEDLPAQINFIDFNPGQSFSIGDILIETTQTYHATICSAFRISADNWSFVYCTDHEGIVKGHTPTQEHIDICNNIAELMKGAEVAIVDASYDDDEYELFAGLGHSSYSMWIPIAVQAGIQHLYFIHHSTSKTDAELEQSLTNLRNKYSHLPITLHMASEGMGIIYPGKETSIKKHEHFLEHVNRFIQTLSGYKDVNTILDLILREARSFTNAESGAFYLFNKEQNCLQLSFSQNEKQHQNSKHTYSRIEIPLSANSVCGYAGLTKTIVNIPDVHYINQTTQFKYNSLQEDHSENKTISVLAVPFCNFSNELIAVLKLENKKVNNKIVAFTSDDELTIEVLGSQAVTAVDKAHTNRDLVVRMLSMAALHDPVETGYHIQRVGAYSAEIFVAWAKKMGMDYDRVFQIKDQIYNAAMLHDIGKIGISDIILKKQAKLSTSEFKEMEKHCYLGSCLFNNSQVGVDEMAKQIALHHHQKWNGEGYTGHTDIPLLAGEDIPIPARIVAIADTLDALCTERFGKKAYPLNKAIEEIKKDSGIRFDPSIVSVLDEVKDILLSIQLKFDDKLQNEMHPQANLT; encoded by the coding sequence ATGCGTATTAAATTTTTTGGAACAAGAGGCGGAAATCCCCTTTTAAATTCCAACACAGTAAAATATGGTGGAAACACGAGTTGTTTGCAAATAGAGACATATAACGGACAAACTTTGATCCTTGATGCCGGTTCCGGCTTGCAAATAATAGGCAACGAACTTGTCGCTAAAGATAAAGAAATCCAAGCCAATATTTTATTGTCTCACACACATTTATCGCATATATACGGCATTCCTTATTTTATGCCTTTATACAAACAAAACAGTCAGGTCAATATTTATAGCCCCTTTATCGAAAAACATACAACAAAAGAAGTTGTTAAAACTTTATTAAGCCCTCCTTTAACTCCTTCTAAATTTGAAGACCTTCCGGCTCAAATTAACTTTATCGACTTTAACCCCGGACAAAGTTTTTCAATCGGCGATATTTTAATAGAAACAACCCAAACCTATCATGCCACCATTTGTTCGGCGTTTAGAATTTCTGCCGATAACTGGTCTTTTGTATATTGTACTGACCATGAAGGAATTGTAAAAGGACATACTCCAACCCAAGAACATATCGATATTTGCAACAATATTGCAGAGCTCATGAAAGGTGCTGAGGTCGCAATTGTTGATGCAAGTTATGACGATGATGAATATGAACTATTTGCAGGTCTAGGACATTCCTCATACAGCATGTGGATTCCAATTGCAGTACAAGCCGGAATACAACACCTTTATTTTATTCACCATAGTACAAGTAAAACAGATGCCGAATTAGAACAAAGCTTAACAAACTTACGTAATAAATATTCTCATTTGCCAATTACTTTACATATGGCAAGTGAAGGAATGGGTATAATTTACCCCGGAAAAGAAACCAGTATAAAAAAACATGAACATTTTTTAGAACATGTTAATCGCTTTATTCAAACCTTATCAGGTTATAAAGACGTAAACACTATACTCGACCTCATCTTAAGAGAAGCTCGCTCTTTTACCAACGCCGAATCAGGTGCCTTTTATCTTTTCAACAAAGAGCAAAACTGTTTACAATTGTCTTTTTCTCAAAACGAAAAGCAACATCAAAACAGCAAACATACTTATTCACGTATAGAGATTCCGCTTTCTGCCAACTCTGTTTGCGGTTATGCCGGCTTAACAAAAACAATAGTCAATATTCCCGATGTACATTATATCAATCAAACAACGCAATTTAAGTACAACTCGTTGCAAGAAGATCACTCAGAAAATAAAACTATTTCTGTTTTAGCCGTTCCGTTTTGTAACTTCAGTAATGAATTAATCGCTGTGTTAAAGCTAGAAAACAAAAAAGTAAATAATAAAATTGTGGCGTTTACAAGCGATGATGAGTTAACAATAGAAGTTTTGGGAAGTCAGGCTGTAACCGCCGTTGATAAAGCTCATACAAACAGAGACCTTGTCGTAAGAATGTTAAGTATGGCCGCCTTGCATGACCCGGTTGAAACAGGTTATCATATTCAAAGAGTCGGTGCTTATTCAGCCGAAATTTTTGTGGCTTGGGCAAAAAAAATGGGCATGGATTATGATAGAGTTTTTCAAATTAAAGACCAAATTTATAACGCCGCTATGTTACACGACATAGGCAAAATCGGAATTTCTGATATCATACTAAAAAAACAGGCAAAGTTAAGCACCTCTGAATTTAAAGAAATGGAAAAACATTGTTACCTTGGTTCCTGTTTATTTAACAACAGCCAAGTCGGCGTAGACGAAATGGCGAAACAAATAGCCTTGCACCACCATCAAAAATGGAACGGAGAAGGTTATACGGGACACACAGATATTCCGCTCTTAGCAGGCGAAGATATTCCTATTCCGGCACGCATAGTCGCAATAGCCGATACGCTCGACGCTCTTTGCACCGAACGTTTTGGGAAAAAAGCTTACCCTCTAAATAAAGCAATAGAAGAAATTAAAAAAGATTCAGGTATACGCTTTGACCCTTCTATTGTCTCTGTTTTAGATGAAGTTAAAGATATACTCTTATCAATTCAATTAAAATTTGATGATAAACTACAGAACGAGATGCACCCTCAAGCTAATTTAACCTAA
- a CDS encoding bifunctional folylpolyglutamate synthase/dihydrofolate synthase — MKLGLERIETVLKNLNIYQPNYKIIQVVGTNGKGSSSSFISFLSQYNGYKTGLYTSPHFISVRERILIDSKPLPEELWLEYANIIIDAGGEVLTYFEFITVLAVLAFSKNKVQVGVFEAGLGGLNDATSVLDADLHLFTPIALDHKAIIGPELKNIAEDKSGAISARSIVVSTTQKVEVENILSKAAQEKNALFIKLDKKQFSLPEEFLTGAKQLGLLGKHQQENALLALTGWRLFAEKHAFNNDEKMNIKALEKTFIAGRLQRVQLNRAGKPHFFLLDAAHNPHGMATLGKSLGEAGVRPSACVFTCMSDKDINGLVANLRVLCPAPVFIPELFNNPRSVAASVLAEKIGMAAMAVKNFEEALNKACEFAEKEELNIETQPILICGSLYLLAEFFTVYPEYLIKD; from the coding sequence ATGAAACTTGGTCTTGAACGTATTGAAACCGTTTTAAAAAACTTAAATATTTATCAGCCAAATTATAAAATTATTCAAGTCGTTGGGACAAACGGAAAAGGTTCAAGTTCTAGTTTTATATCTTTTTTAAGCCAATATAACGGTTATAAAACAGGGCTTTATACTTCACCTCATTTTATTTCAGTGCGAGAACGTATTTTAATTGATTCAAAACCTTTGCCAGAAGAATTATGGCTTGAATATGCCAATATTATTATTGATGCAGGTGGTGAGGTTTTAACTTATTTTGAATTTATCACCGTTTTGGCTGTTTTAGCTTTTTCTAAAAATAAAGTGCAAGTTGGAGTTTTTGAAGCAGGCTTGGGCGGACTGAATGATGCAACCAGTGTGCTTGACGCCGATTTACATCTTTTTACACCTATCGCCTTAGATCATAAGGCTATTATAGGTCCTGAGTTGAAAAATATAGCCGAAGACAAAAGCGGAGCAATTTCAGCACGCAGTATTGTTGTTAGTACAACCCAAAAAGTAGAAGTAGAAAATATTTTATCAAAAGCGGCACAAGAAAAAAATGCTTTATTTATTAAATTAGATAAAAAGCAGTTTTCTTTGCCTGAAGAATTTTTGACCGGGGCAAAACAGTTGGGGCTTTTGGGAAAACATCAACAAGAAAATGCCTTGTTGGCTCTTACCGGGTGGCGTTTATTTGCCGAAAAACACGCCTTTAACAATGATGAAAAAATGAATATAAAAGCCTTGGAAAAAACTTTTATAGCCGGGCGTTTACAGCGGGTTCAATTAAATAGAGCCGGAAAACCTCATTTCTTTTTATTAGATGCGGCTCATAACCCTCACGGCATGGCGACTTTGGGTAAAAGTTTAGGCGAGGCGGGCGTTCGCCCCTCTGCCTGTGTTTTTACCTGTATGTCAGATAAAGATATTAATGGCTTAGTTGCTAATTTACGGGTTTTATGTCCGGCACCGGTTTTTATTCCGGAACTTTTTAATAACCCAAGATCTGTGGCTGCTTCTGTTTTGGCTGAGAAAATAGGTATGGCGGCTATGGCTGTGAAAAACTTTGAAGAGGCACTAAACAAAGCTTGTGAATTTGCAGAAAAAGAGGAATTAAATATAGAAACCCAGCCAATTCTTATTTGTGGTTCTTTATATTTACTTGCTGAATTTTTTACTGTGTATCCTGAATATCTGATAAAAGATTAA
- the selA gene encoding L-seryl-tRNA(Sec) selenium transferase, producing MSKENNKNNNQAKEIQTTEQKNLFRALPSMDLVLERCEVNLSELSLPFLLTRTLLKEYIGLFLDQIRRDIVIGKIQDKASLSLEVLMPNLLGFVYKKAKPHFRRVVNATGVVIHTNLGRSLLAESATKAVLEASSYYSNLEFDLNSGERGSRYNHVTELLQKLSGAESALVVNNNAAAVLLVIDTLCKGREVIVSRGELVEIGGSFRIPEVIERSGCILKEVGATNCSHLYDFERAISPETAAILKVHTSNFRIIGFTEQPSLNELAKLAHKHDLPLIKDLGSGSLFDFSEVGLQILADEPTVQQVVDADADIVTFSGDKVLGGPQAGIIVGKEKYIAQIRKNPLNRALRIDKMTLAALEATLRLYTDKKLAREQIPTLAMLTAEPELLKEKAYNLAQMLRSELNSSFNINCVGGSSRVGGGAFPEKDLPTTLVRIESDKFSADKIKKLLLEADTPIVGRIEKEAFCLDPRTLLESEYAFILGALKGILG from the coding sequence ATGTCAAAAGAAAACAATAAAAATAATAATCAAGCAAAAGAAATTCAAACCACAGAACAAAAAAATTTGTTTCGGGCTTTACCTTCTATGGATCTTGTCTTAGAGCGTTGTGAGGTAAATTTATCAGAGTTAAGCTTACCTTTTTTGTTAACTCGCACTTTGCTTAAAGAATATATCGGCTTATTTTTAGATCAAATACGCCGTGATATTGTTATTGGTAAAATACAAGATAAGGCTTCGTTAAGTTTAGAGGTTTTGATGCCGAATTTGTTAGGTTTTGTATATAAAAAAGCCAAACCTCATTTCCGCAGGGTTGTAAACGCCACAGGTGTTGTGATTCATACAAATCTTGGGCGTTCTTTACTGGCGGAAAGTGCAACAAAGGCAGTTTTAGAGGCTTCCTCTTATTATTCTAATCTTGAGTTTGATTTAAACAGTGGTGAACGTGGCAGTCGTTACAATCATGTTACGGAATTGTTGCAAAAATTGAGTGGGGCGGAAAGTGCTTTAGTCGTAAATAATAACGCCGCCGCCGTATTGTTGGTAATTGATACGCTTTGTAAAGGGCGAGAGGTGATAGTTTCACGAGGAGAACTGGTTGAAATAGGCGGTTCTTTTCGTATCCCTGAAGTAATAGAGCGAAGCGGGTGTATTTTAAAAGAAGTTGGTGCTACTAATTGCAGTCATTTATATGATTTTGAACGTGCTATTTCGCCTGAAACTGCGGCTATTTTAAAGGTGCATACTTCAAATTTTCGCATAATTGGCTTTACGGAACAACCGAGTTTAAATGAACTTGCAAAACTTGCTCATAAACACGACTTGCCTTTAATTAAAGACTTGGGAAGCGGAAGTTTATTTGATTTTTCCGAAGTCGGGTTGCAGATTTTGGCTGATGAACCGACAGTGCAACAAGTTGTTGATGCTGATGCCGATATTGTAACTTTTAGCGGCGATAAAGTCTTGGGCGGACCGCAGGCAGGCATTATTGTCGGAAAAGAAAAATATATTGCACAAATTAGAAAAAATCCACTCAATAGAGCCTTGCGTATTGATAAAATGACTTTAGCCGCTCTTGAAGCCACTTTACGTTTATATACCGATAAAAAACTTGCCAGAGAACAAATTCCTACTTTAGCCATGCTCACGGCAGAACCCGAGCTTTTAAAAGAAAAGGCATATAATTTAGCACAGATGCTTCGTTCTGAGTTGAACTCTTCTTTTAATATCAATTGTGTAGGCGGAAGTTCAAGAGTTGGAGGCGGGGCTTTTCCTGAAAAAGATTTGCCAACGACCTTGGTAAGAATTGAATCAGATAAGTTTAGTGCCGATAAAATAAAAAAACTCTTGTTAGAAGCGGATACGCCTATAGTTGGGCGTATTGAAAAAGAAGCCTTTTGTTTAGACCCTCGAACTTTGCTTGAGTCAGAGTATGCGTTTATCTTAGGGGCGTTGAAGGGGATTTTGGGGTAG
- the glmS gene encoding glutamine--fructose-6-phosphate transaminase (isomerizing) encodes MCGIIAYTGHRPAVPVVIEGLRRLEYRGYDSAGVSFIQNNELLNVVRAAGKLNALEQKLSNSPNILATVGMGHTRWATHGIPVERNAHPHKSFDGSLSIIHNGIIENFQELKNDLLAKGYKFYSDTDTEVLVNLISEERKNTTNLMQAFANALNKAHGAYAVALMSKEEPDSILAARMHAPLILGLGVGENFVASDVPAFLNYTRDVVFLDDGELVKITANSWELRSITDLGLIEKKVQRINWDMQAASKGGFKHFMLKEIFEQPKVISDCLVGRIDKGKSEVKLPELNEFPTPERLHIVACGTSYNAGLWGQHLFESWAKIPVTVEIASEFRYRDVILNKNDLVLVISQSGETADTLACLRLVKSKGIPVVALTNVVGSSIAREANASIYTQAGPEISVASTKAMTSQMILLSLMALYFAKRQNNLDKDILKNALEGLSSLEPELNKVLPKLREKAQELALLYSGARSFFFLGRGVCYPLAEEGALKLKELSYIHAEGYAAGEMKHGPIALIDQDFPTFALAFNDSLFPKVKSNIEEVQARQGKVIALTHEKTSLTTVDNLWIIPEVWGVLNSFIALPALQLFSYEVADYLGKDVDQPRNLAKSVTVE; translated from the coding sequence ATGTGTGGAATTATTGCATACACAGGACACAGACCGGCTGTTCCCGTAGTCATAGAAGGTTTAAGACGACTTGAATATCGTGGTTATGACTCTGCCGGAGTTTCTTTTATCCAAAATAATGAATTATTAAACGTTGTTAGAGCCGCCGGAAAGTTAAATGCTCTTGAACAAAAACTCAGTAATTCGCCAAATATCCTTGCGACTGTAGGAATGGGTCATACTAGATGGGCAACTCACGGTATTCCCGTTGAGCGTAACGCTCACCCTCATAAATCTTTTGATGGTAGTTTAAGTATTATTCACAACGGAATTATCGAAAACTTCCAAGAACTTAAAAACGATCTTCTCGCTAAAGGATATAAATTTTATTCTGATACTGACACAGAAGTTTTAGTAAACCTTATTTCAGAAGAACGTAAAAATACAACCAACTTAATGCAGGCTTTTGCTAACGCTTTAAACAAAGCTCACGGAGCTTACGCTGTTGCCCTCATGTCAAAAGAAGAACCTGACAGCATTTTAGCAGCCAGAATGCACGCCCCTTTAATTTTAGGGTTGGGAGTCGGCGAAAATTTTGTCGCTTCCGACGTACCTGCCTTTTTAAATTATACCAGAGATGTTGTTTTTTTAGACGATGGCGAACTCGTTAAAATTACTGCCAACAGTTGGGAATTACGCAGTATTACTGACCTTGGTCTAATCGAAAAGAAAGTACAACGCATTAACTGGGATATGCAGGCAGCAAGCAAGGGTGGATTTAAACACTTCATGCTTAAAGAAATATTTGAACAGCCAAAAGTCATTAGCGATTGTCTTGTCGGACGTATAGACAAAGGAAAAAGCGAAGTTAAACTTCCTGAATTAAATGAATTTCCAACGCCTGAACGTTTACATATTGTTGCTTGCGGAACTTCGTACAATGCCGGATTATGGGGACAACACTTGTTTGAATCATGGGCAAAAATTCCCGTAACCGTAGAAATAGCTTCCGAATTTCGCTATCGAGACGTTATCTTAAATAAAAATGATTTAGTCTTAGTCATCAGCCAATCAGGGGAAACCGCCGATACTTTGGCTTGTTTGCGTTTAGTTAAATCAAAAGGTATTCCCGTTGTTGCTTTAACCAACGTTGTGGGTTCTTCTATCGCCAGAGAAGCAAATGCCTCTATTTATACTCAAGCAGGACCTGAAATAAGTGTTGCCTCAACCAAGGCAATGACCAGCCAAATGATCCTTCTTAGCTTAATGGCTCTTTACTTTGCCAAACGCCAAAACAATTTAGACAAAGATATTCTAAAAAATGCACTTGAGGGTTTAAGTTCGCTTGAACCAGAACTCAACAAAGTACTTCCGAAATTACGAGAAAAAGCTCAAGAACTGGCACTGCTCTATTCAGGTGCAAGAAGTTTCTTTTTCTTGGGGCGTGGAGTTTGTTACCCTCTCGCCGAAGAAGGGGCTTTAAAGCTTAAAGAACTCTCTTATATTCATGCCGAAGGTTATGCCGCCGGAGAAATGAAACATGGACCAATCGCTTTGATTGATCAAGACTTCCCTACTTTTGCCTTAGCCTTTAATGACAGTCTTTTTCCTAAAGTAAAATCAAACATTGAAGAAGTTCAAGCTCGCCAAGGTAAGGTCATTGCCTTAACCCATGAAAAAACAAGTCTTACAACTGTGGATAATCTTTGGATTATTCCGGAAGTTTGGGGCGTTTTAAATTCATTTATTGCCCTACCCGCCTTACAACTTTTTAGTTATGAAGTCGCCGATTATCTAGGGAAAGACGTTGATCAGCCAAGAAACCTTGCGAAAAGCGTAACGGTAGAGTAG